The following coding sequences are from one Triticum aestivum cultivar Chinese Spring chromosome 5A, IWGSC CS RefSeq v2.1, whole genome shotgun sequence window:
- the LOC123103736 gene encoding serine/threonine-protein kinase RIPK yields MAAQSWNPFSCCVRGAAVDGDDRCESRRGNKGSPRSPLKNLSSSGTLSPEELSLTLSGSNLHAFTYAELRAATASFSRANYLGCGGFGPVYKGAVDDNLRPGLAAQPVAVKYLDLECGTQGHQEWLAEVFFLGQLRHKNLVKLIGYCYENEHRMLVYEFMSAGSLEKHLFKGSINGSLPWVTRMKIAVGAAKGLAFLHGADPPVIYRDFKASNILLDSDYNTKLSDFGLAKDGPQGDATHVTTRVMGTHGYAAPEYIMTGHLTAKSDVYSFGVVLLELLSGRQSVDRARRPREQNLVDWARPYLKRSDKLYQVMDSTLDCQYSCKGAEVAALVAYKCLSQNPKSRPSMREVVKALEPVVGMEDFFPVGPFVFTIVVEEDKVMDMKVEVEEKHQHHHQNHQDRHRQKYPESAIHGGIVLHGDHGHVAGFTGTLRRQQRTLSYHRERGA; encoded by the exons ATGGCCGCGCAATCTTGGAACCCTTTCTCTTGCTGCGTCCGCGGGGCAGCCGTGGACGGCGACGACCGCTGCGAGTCGCGGAGGGGCAATAAGGGCAGCCCGAGATCGCcgctgaagaacctgagctcgtcGGGGACGCTGTCACCGGAGGAGCTGTCGCTGACGCTGTCCGGCTCGAACCTGCACGCCTTCACGTACGCCGAGCTccgcgcggcgacggcgagcttCTCGCGCGCCAACTACCTCGGCTGCGGCGGGTTCGGCCCGGTCTACAAGGGCGCCGTCGACGACAACCTCCGCCCCGGGCTGGCCGCGCAGCCCGTCGCCGTCAAGTACCTCGACCTGGAGTGCGGCACGCAGGGACACCAAGAGTGGCTG GCTGAAGTTTTCTTTCTCGGGCAACTGAGGCACAAGAACCTGGTGAAACTCATCGGCTACTGCTACGAGAACGAACACCGGATGCTGGTGTACGAGTTCATGAGCGCCGGGAGCTTGGAGAAGCACCTCTTCAAAG GTAGCATCAATGGCTCTCTACCATGGGTGACAAGGATGAAGATCGCCGTCGGCGCGGCAAAGGGCCTCGCCTTCCTCCATGGTGCCGACCCGCCGGTGATCTACCGCGATTTCAAAGCCTCCAACATCTTGCTCGACTCG GACTACAACACTAAATTGTCAGACTTTGGGCTGGCCAAGGATGGACCTCAAGGCGACGCAACACACGTGACAACACGTGTAATGGGGACACACGGGTACGCAGCGCCTGAGTACATCATGACGGGCCACTTAACCGCCAAAAGCGATGTCTATAGCTTCGGTGTGGTGCTTCTGGAGCTCCTCTCGGGACGACAATCCGTGGACCGTGCACGACGACCAAGAGAGCAAAACCTAGTGGATTGGGCTAGACCGTACCTCAAACGATCAGACAAATTGTACCAGGTGATGGACTCGACCCTCGACTGCCAATACTCGTGCAAGGGTGCTGAGGTGGCTGCATTGGTGGCGTACAAGTGTCTGAGCCAAAACCCCAAGTCAAGACCATCCATGAGGGAGGTCGTCAAGGCATTGGAGCCCGTAGTAGGCATGGAAGACTTCTTTCCAGTGGGACCGTTTGTGTTCACCATTGTCGTTGAAGAGGACAAGGTGATGGACATGAAGGTGGAGGTTGAGGAAAAGCACCAACACCATCACCAGAACCATCAGGACAGACATCGACAAAAATACCCCGAGTCGGCAATCCATGGTGGCATTGTGCTCCATGGTGACCACGGGCATGTTGCCGGGTTCACCGGTACGTTGCGGCGGCAACAGAGGACGTTGAGTTACCACCGGGAAAGAGGGGCTTAG